The following coding sequences lie in one Mucilaginibacter sp. KACC 22773 genomic window:
- the metG gene encoding methionine--tRNA ligase: MSQLNKYKRYTVTSALPYANGPLHIGHLAGAYLPADIFVRHLRLKKKDVLYVCGSDEHGAAITIKAKKEGTTPQAIIDKYHTQIKESFEEFGIAFDIYHRTSSPIHHDLSQEFFLNLYEKDEFIEKFSEQYYDEDYQQFLADRYITGTCPNCHNENAYGDQCERCGTSLNPTDLINPVSTLSGKTPILKPTKHWYLPLDKYQPWLEQWIDTKEGDWKTNVFGQCKSWLKSGLQPRSMTRDLDWGIDVPLEEAKGKKLYVWMDAPIGYISATKQWAIDNNKDWKLYWKKQADEQDNACLLHFIGKDNIVFHCIIFPSILHAHGEYILPQNVPANEFLNLEGDKLSTSRNHAVWLHEYLQEFPGRQDELRYVLTSILPETSDSEFTWKDYQARINNELVAILGNFVNRVMILMHKFYDGKVISASDKLELQDEYLNTEIGICYDEIEKNLEAYRYRQALQAVMDIARLGNRYLTEKEPWKAIKTDPEGAKEALHNCLLIIGHLATAAQPFLPATAKKIIGMLNLPNQVITYDQEITFDNGHQLNPAALLFNKIEDDAIDYQLKKLQDKKEAAAPEKTINVQPAKENVSFESFAAMDIRTGTILAAEKVAKTKKLLKLTIDTGIDQRTVVSGIAEYYEPEAIIGQKVSILVNLEPREIKGIVSQGMILMAENSEGKLSFVAPVEDFHTGAVIR, from the coding sequence ATGTCACAACTCAACAAATATAAAAGATATACGGTTACTTCTGCATTGCCTTACGCCAATGGTCCTTTACACATTGGCCACCTGGCAGGTGCTTACCTGCCGGCCGATATTTTTGTAAGGCACCTGAGGCTCAAAAAAAAGGATGTGTTATACGTTTGCGGATCTGACGAGCATGGCGCCGCCATTACCATCAAGGCGAAAAAGGAGGGTACTACGCCCCAGGCTATTATTGATAAATACCATACCCAGATAAAAGAAAGTTTTGAAGAATTTGGAATAGCATTTGATATTTACCACCGTACGTCGTCGCCTATACATCATGATTTATCGCAGGAATTTTTTCTGAACCTTTACGAAAAGGACGAGTTTATCGAAAAATTCAGCGAGCAATATTATGACGAGGATTACCAGCAATTTTTAGCAGACAGGTACATTACCGGCACCTGCCCAAACTGCCATAATGAAAATGCCTACGGCGATCAGTGCGAGCGTTGTGGCACGTCATTAAACCCAACCGACCTGATAAACCCGGTATCAACCCTAAGCGGCAAAACGCCTATATTGAAACCAACCAAACATTGGTACCTGCCTTTGGATAAATACCAGCCCTGGCTGGAGCAATGGATAGATACCAAAGAAGGCGATTGGAAAACCAACGTATTTGGCCAATGTAAATCGTGGCTAAAATCGGGACTGCAGCCACGCTCTATGACCCGCGATTTGGACTGGGGTATTGATGTGCCACTGGAAGAAGCTAAGGGCAAAAAGCTATACGTATGGATGGATGCACCGATAGGCTATATCTCGGCCACCAAACAATGGGCCATTGATAATAATAAAGACTGGAAATTATACTGGAAAAAGCAAGCCGATGAGCAGGATAATGCCTGTTTGCTGCATTTTATTGGTAAGGATAATATTGTGTTTCACTGTATTATTTTCCCATCCATACTGCACGCTCATGGCGAGTACATTTTACCGCAAAATGTACCCGCCAACGAGTTTTTAAACTTAGAGGGCGACAAACTATCAACCTCGCGCAATCACGCCGTTTGGCTGCATGAATACCTGCAGGAATTTCCGGGCAGGCAGGATGAGCTGCGCTATGTATTAACCTCGATTTTGCCTGAAACCAGCGACAGCGAGTTTACCTGGAAAGATTACCAGGCCCGCATCAATAACGAATTGGTGGCTATACTGGGTAATTTTGTAAACCGGGTAATGATACTGATGCACAAATTTTACGATGGTAAAGTTATAAGCGCGTCTGATAAACTCGAATTGCAGGATGAGTACCTGAATACCGAGATTGGTATTTGTTATGACGAGATAGAAAAAAACCTGGAAGCTTATCGCTATCGCCAGGCCTTGCAGGCCGTAATGGATATTGCCCGCCTGGGTAACCGCTACCTTACCGAAAAGGAACCATGGAAAGCTATTAAAACCGATCCGGAAGGTGCAAAGGAAGCCTTGCACAACTGTTTGCTCATTATTGGTCATTTGGCTACTGCCGCGCAGCCATTTTTGCCGGCAACAGCAAAAAAGATCATAGGTATGTTAAACCTGCCCAACCAGGTTATTACTTACGATCAGGAGATCACTTTTGATAACGGCCATCAGCTAAACCCGGCCGCGTTATTGTTTAATAAAATTGAGGACGACGCGATTGACTACCAACTAAAAAAGTTACAAGATAAAAAAGAAGCCGCCGCCCCGGAAAAAACTATAAACGTGCAGCCCGCGAAAGAGAATGTTAGTTTTGAAAGCTTCGCGGCAATGGACATCCGCACGGGGACTATCCTGGCTGCCGAAAAAGTGGCCAAAACCAAAAAACTGCTCAAACTAACCATAGATACAGGCATCGACCAACGGACAGTGGTATCCGGCATAGCCGAATATTACGAGCCGGAAGCCATCATAGGCCAAAAAGTGAGCATCCTGGTAAATTTAGAGCCGCGTGAAATAAAAGGCATCGTATCGCAGGGGATGATCCTGATGGCCGAAAACAGCGAAGGTAAACTAAGCTTTGTTGCACCGGTGGAGGATTTTCATACCGGGGCAGTGATCAGGTAG
- a CDS encoding S66 peptidase family protein produces the protein MSESLTNSEHADLPTSDLSNSPTSGLPDFPTFQLPPYLKKGDKIAIVCPAKKLPNPMTDAVTLLQSWGLEVILGETVTASYHQFAGDDELRAKDLQRFIDDNSIKAIIAARGGYGTVRMIDKVDFSRFAQYPKWIIGFSDITVLHTHLFANYHAQTIHGQMPVNIPDASARSLDTLRKALFGEPLTYEFTSHTANRTGDSSGLLVGGNLSLLVAVSGSVSDIDYTGKVLFIEDVGEYLYSIDRMLRCLDRAGKLKSLAGLVVGGFTDVKDNDIPFGQTVPEIIMDIVQQYNYPVCFDFPAGHIPDNCSLILGRNVTLSVGEQHSILKFI, from the coding sequence ATGAGTGAATCACTAACTAATTCTGAACATGCGGACCTGCCGACTTCGGATCTTTCAAACTCACCGACTTCCGGGCTTCCCGACTTCCCAACTTTCCAACTTCCTCCTTACTTAAAAAAAGGTGATAAAATTGCCATTGTATGCCCGGCAAAAAAACTGCCCAATCCAATGACAGACGCGGTTACCCTGTTACAATCATGGGGATTGGAAGTTATATTGGGTGAAACCGTGACAGCATCCTACCATCAATTTGCCGGCGATGATGAATTGCGTGCGAAAGACCTGCAACGTTTTATTGACGATAACAGCATTAAAGCCATCATAGCCGCGCGGGGCGGCTATGGCACCGTCCGGATGATTGACAAAGTTGATTTTAGCCGGTTTGCCCAATACCCCAAATGGATAATCGGTTTTAGCGATATTACTGTATTACACACCCACCTGTTTGCCAATTACCACGCACAAACCATTCATGGGCAAATGCCGGTAAATATCCCGGATGCATCGGCACGATCGTTAGATACGCTGCGAAAGGCTTTATTTGGCGAACCATTGACTTACGAATTTACATCGCATACCGCCAATCGCACCGGCGATAGCAGCGGCCTGCTTGTCGGTGGCAATCTGTCGTTACTTGTTGCGGTATCGGGCTCAGTATCTGATATTGATTACACAGGAAAAGTGTTATTCATTGAAGATGTAGGCGAATATCTTTACAGCATCGACCGCATGCTGCGCTGCCTTGACAGGGCGGGCAAGCTCAAAAGCCTGGCCGGCCTGGTGGTTGGAGGGTTTACCGATGTAAAAGATAACGATATTCCCTTTGGCCAAACCGTACCCGAAATTATTATGGATATTGTACAGCAGTATAATTATCCGGTATGCTTTGATTTTCCGGCAGGGCATATACCCGATAACTGCAGCCTTATACTGGGCCGAAATGTAACCCTTAGTGTAGGGGAACAACACAGCATTTTGAAATTTATATAA
- a CDS encoding DoxX family protein, translating into MALFSNLGNYKNFGLLIIRVGLGVMFIYHGYPKLMGGPKEWTELGGSMKYIGIHFLPMVWGLLAAVTELLGGFLLIIGLAFRPVCILLFINLAIAALMHLRTGGSLGDAAHAIEDAIVFAGLIFIGPGKYSVDKK; encoded by the coding sequence ATGGCATTATTTAGCAATTTAGGCAATTACAAAAACTTCGGACTTTTAATTATCCGTGTGGGTTTGGGCGTTATGTTTATTTACCACGGTTACCCTAAACTGATGGGAGGCCCTAAGGAATGGACCGAGCTTGGCGGATCAATGAAATATATTGGCATTCACTTTTTACCTATGGTGTGGGGCTTACTGGCAGCTGTTACCGAACTGCTGGGCGGGTTCCTGCTTATTATCGGGCTTGCATTCCGCCCGGTATGTATTTTATTGTTTATCAACCTGGCTATCGCGGCATTAATGCACCTACGTACCGGCGGTAGCCTGGGCGATGCGGCTCATGCTATTGAAGACGCCATAGTATTTGCCGGCTTAATATTTATAGGCCCGGGTAAATATAGTGTGGATAAAAAGTAG
- a CDS encoding carboxypeptidase-like regulatory domain-containing protein — MKKQILSTLLCVLAAQLVMAQSITASGTVKNEKGQAVASALVQEADTKTATYTDSTGFFTLSLKGNSAIVVSARGYKDEKVTGKDNLLVVLKPGKSSAKALNLDDPNKPAAGVPLENKNQGTAFFNVSGASGSLFNISHKEDTKGSRYLVGDGWAKGYVVDKTGATVKNDNFAYNYDKINGSLLLTQDKRAAVDVDRDQIKSFTIYNKLDQPETYQLITAINPTHYTQVLSDGSKYKVYKYTKTTFVKSDFKTDGMTSTGNHYDEYVDEPTYYVLNVKTSALQKISLKAKAIKQVFAADADKVKAYFSDHADDDINDTFLSNLADSLN, encoded by the coding sequence ATGAAAAAGCAAATCTTATCTACCTTATTGTGTGTTTTAGCCGCGCAGCTTGTAATGGCGCAGTCGATAACCGCATCGGGTACAGTAAAAAATGAAAAAGGGCAGGCTGTTGCTTCGGCCCTGGTGCAGGAAGCAGATACAAAAACCGCTACTTATACAGATTCTACGGGCTTTTTTACCTTGTCTTTAAAAGGTAATTCAGCTATCGTTGTTAGTGCAAGGGGCTATAAGGATGAGAAGGTAACCGGAAAGGATAATCTTTTGGTTGTTCTTAAACCAGGTAAATCTTCGGCGAAGGCACTGAACCTTGATGACCCTAATAAACCGGCAGCAGGTGTACCTCTGGAGAATAAAAATCAGGGAACAGCTTTTTTTAATGTGTCTGGCGCCAGCGGCAGCTTATTTAACATCAGCCATAAAGAAGATACCAAAGGAAGCCGTTATTTAGTTGGCGATGGCTGGGCTAAAGGCTATGTGGTTGACAAAACCGGCGCTACTGTTAAAAACGACAATTTTGCCTATAACTATGACAAGATCAATGGATCGTTGTTATTAACCCAGGATAAACGCGCGGCCGTTGATGTTGACCGGGATCAGATAAAAAGTTTTACCATCTATAATAAACTGGACCAGCCCGAAACATACCAGTTAATTACCGCTATAAATCCTACCCATTACACTCAGGTGTTATCAGATGGCAGTAAATACAAAGTTTATAAGTATACAAAAACAACTTTCGTGAAATCGGACTTTAAAACCGATGGTATGACCTCAACCGGGAACCATTATGACGAATATGTTGATGAGCCAACTTATTATGTGCTTAACGTTAAAACTTCGGCTTTGCAAAAAATATCTTTAAAAGCAAAAGCCATCAAACAAGTTTTCGCTGCCGATGCGGATAAAGTAAAAGCGTATTTCAGCGATCATGCTGATGATGATATTAACGATACCTTCCTGAGCAACCTTGCCGATTCATTGAATTAG
- a CDS encoding DUF1735 domain-containing protein — protein MKKLIILLGVLTVSLTSCLKDKPNVDFSNLGTFAEIVHAGKPYFGEAAITDPGTGADLTITRNLQINVTGQYAPTKDVAVTIAVDNSIIATYNASDNSNVYEAMPTGSYSISATTATIKAGTRLANFTVTFKKAMLDPAKSYMLPIVLKSATNASLSANYSIKYYHFIGNDFAGDYTWHFRRYNNYGVGNPPPAGTAPSGGSFDDVVTIYPVTGTHFQVTSGYYTAAVNYDVSYVKAGGLFSKFTIALNATDVARDYTPNNIIVTQAPVIVGYDDTKSYTFAEALKLLHFQYAVTGSGNARWIEDTYVP, from the coding sequence ATGAAAAAGTTAATCATATTATTAGGAGTCCTTACCGTCTCGCTTACGTCTTGCTTGAAAGACAAGCCAAACGTGGATTTTTCAAACCTTGGCACATTTGCAGAGATTGTGCATGCAGGTAAGCCCTACTTTGGCGAAGCTGCCATTACTGACCCGGGAACAGGTGCCGACCTTACGATTACAAGGAACCTGCAAATCAACGTTACGGGCCAGTATGCGCCTACTAAAGATGTAGCTGTTACCATAGCCGTTGATAATTCGATAATAGCAACTTATAATGCATCTGATAATTCAAACGTATATGAGGCGATGCCAACCGGTTCTTATTCGATATCTGCAACCACCGCTACTATTAAAGCAGGAACCCGTTTAGCTAATTTCACGGTAACCTTTAAGAAAGCGATGCTTGACCCTGCAAAAAGCTATATGTTGCCAATTGTACTTAAATCGGCTACTAACGCTTCTTTATCGGCCAACTACAGCATTAAGTATTACCACTTTATTGGTAATGATTTTGCTGGCGATTACACCTGGCATTTCCGCAGGTACAACAACTATGGTGTGGGTAACCCTCCGCCTGCTGGTACCGCACCATCTGGTGGTTCATTTGACGATGTTGTTACTATTTACCCTGTAACAGGCACCCATTTCCAGGTTACCAGCGGGTATTATACTGCTGCAGTTAATTACGATGTAAGTTATGTTAAGGCTGGTGGTTTATTCTCTAAATTCACCATTGCGCTTAACGCAACTGATGTTGCCCGTGATTACACACCAAACAATATTATTGTAACACAGGCCCCGGTTATTGTAGGTTATGATGATACAAAATCATATACCTTTGCGGAAGCTCTAAAATTACTCCACTTCCAATACGCAGTTACCGGATCGGGTAATGCAAGATGGATTGAGGATACTTATGTACCATAA
- a CDS encoding SusD/RagB family nutrient-binding outer membrane lipoprotein codes for MKTKTIFKRKVNLGLLFSALMLTGIVGCQKGTFDVNKVNPNTPTSAPSKYLLSASLTATASLMHGGNSDMINNWMGYWTQSGGFTPSTTYVIYQITSSNYTGNFDNAYLNLSNYNLLLKNSASDPLQANFKGIGMIMEAFVFQRLVDLYNKIPYSQAFATNATFSYKYDNDPAATYKALIAKCDSAVAVIGSAPAAAINPGAYDVVFGGTMTKWVLFAKTLKLKMLMRQTEAGLGSAAVATALSGTTAADYLAVDAAVNPGYSNASSGQLNPFYYNIIANATGQNGINTTYYRANSYAVKFYQDHNDPRVNYFYAPSGKETIAYTTPSSDRSAVKGRAYGSTNGNGESNSVISAIVGTGFTATGTPKGPTQSAPLITAFESLFLQAEAIQRGYIAGDAKAVYNAAVAADFTFLGAPGASAYTNQADALTSYDSSPDKLTLIITQKWAAMNTVDPLESYSDWRRLGIPRDLPVSAYPGVTVAHIPYRLPYPINETTLNGANVPSGGTGTDLFTSKIFWMK; via the coding sequence ATGAAAACGAAAACAATATTTAAGCGAAAAGTTAACCTGGGTTTGCTTTTCTCTGCTTTGATGTTAACGGGTATTGTAGGATGTCAGAAGGGAACGTTTGATGTTAACAAAGTTAACCCTAATACGCCAACGTCTGCCCCTTCTAAATATTTATTAAGCGCGTCATTAACGGCTACCGCAAGTTTAATGCACGGCGGTAACTCTGATATGATCAATAACTGGATGGGCTACTGGACACAAAGCGGTGGTTTTACACCGAGTACAACGTACGTAATTTATCAGATAACCAGCAGCAACTATACGGGTAACTTTGATAACGCCTACCTTAACTTATCAAATTACAATTTGTTACTGAAAAACTCAGCTTCCGATCCTTTGCAAGCTAACTTTAAAGGAATTGGGATGATTATGGAAGCTTTTGTTTTTCAGCGGTTGGTTGATTTGTACAACAAAATCCCTTATTCACAGGCGTTCGCTACCAACGCTACATTTTCCTATAAATATGACAATGATCCGGCAGCCACGTATAAAGCATTAATTGCTAAATGCGATTCGGCAGTTGCTGTTATCGGTTCGGCGCCAGCAGCAGCCATAAATCCCGGTGCTTATGATGTTGTGTTTGGTGGTACTATGACCAAATGGGTACTATTTGCAAAAACATTAAAATTAAAAATGTTAATGCGTCAGACCGAAGCCGGTTTAGGGAGTGCAGCTGTAGCTACGGCCCTGTCGGGTACAACCGCTGCTGATTATTTAGCCGTTGATGCCGCTGTTAATCCAGGTTATTCAAATGCTTCTTCTGGTCAGTTAAATCCATTTTACTATAACATTATAGCCAATGCCACAGGCCAAAATGGTATAAACACTACTTATTATCGTGCAAATAGTTATGCCGTGAAATTTTATCAGGACCATAACGATCCACGCGTGAATTATTTTTATGCACCATCTGGTAAAGAGACGATAGCTTATACCACCCCAAGTAGTGATAGAAGTGCTGTTAAAGGCAGGGCTTATGGTAGTACTAACGGTAATGGTGAATCAAATTCAGTGATATCAGCTATTGTTGGCACTGGCTTTACCGCTACCGGGACTCCAAAAGGTCCAACTCAATCAGCACCGCTTATCACAGCCTTCGAAAGCTTATTTTTACAGGCCGAAGCAATACAACGCGGTTATATTGCCGGTGATGCAAAAGCTGTTTATAATGCTGCAGTAGCGGCAGATTTTACTTTCTTAGGTGCACCCGGAGCATCTGCATATACCAACCAGGCAGATGCCTTAACAAGCTATGATTCTTCGCCGGATAAGCTTACGCTTATCATAACCCAAAAATGGGCGGCTATGAACACCGTTGATCCCCTGGAATCATATAGCGATTGGAGAAGGCTTGGAATACCAAGAGATTTACCGGTATCGGCTTATCCGGGTGTTACAGTGGCGCATATCCCATACCGTTTGCCTTACCCTATAAACGAAACCACCCTTAATGGGGCTAACGTACCTTCTGGTGGTACCGGTACAGACTTATTCACATCTAAAATATTCTGGATGAAATAA
- a CDS encoding SusC/RagA family TonB-linked outer membrane protein, with protein sequence MKKLLLASLCFLLLCLTQVHAQNRTVTGTVTAKDDGLPIPGVSVKIKGTSSGTQTNAAGKFSLSVSPGAVLSFSFIGYNSQDVAVGTKSTIEVVLLSANSQLNEVVVTALGIQRQAISVGYSTAKVSGKEITQAKPISVVNGLTGKVSGLQVSTVNNGLFAPTRVTLRGNRSLLGNNQPLYVVDGAIFYSDISTLNPEDILEINTLKGSSASAVYGSDASNGVIVITTKHGTKGTSNLTVSSTYQVEKVSYIPEYQSRFGANGGEGEVFDFTKFGDGNGNYYYFPYENQSYGPEFNGKLVPIGRPLADGSSELVPYAAVKNQKKDFFDTGITTQHNFNFNSGDETGSFFMSGQDLHSKSIMPKDEGRRDVFRIGGDKKYGAFSTSYSMAYTYLTTNKTATGTVYNDLIESPVNIPVVDLKDPNSKYGGVDQYYNDYYISPGQIINEVRLLNVENHIQANLQANLKVAKFLTLSYRTALDNTWARYENKDAGRTYSAFTKSANTMVYPDTNGDGKLDVVTDDGAGTKYAANDVLPSYGTGNSTNILFSSDFLANYNFKLPSDFKIDGTLGVAYLDNKITYTNIGQTSLNFTPYNTSNFTGAPGLGQAQFQARKLGYFGTATLGYKTYAFLHGSYRTDLDSRLSEKNKYIPYYDIDGSVVISEIFKGIAESDYLNFVKVRYAHSLTGNASALSGGSQYIAYGAYQTIPTVTAAPNFPYSASGLSGYVLNGTIANPNIKPEKVTEDEVGLDLGFFKDRLTLTASAYKAVTKDGIVTAQVSRASGFTSAVLNAANTQNKGLELDLHGTIIKTQAVTWNMGVNYTKQSSRVNSIASSLSELNVGGNTYAILHMPYAQIKGYDWTRDPATGKVIVDANTGLPTRASATSALGNVNPTDLLGFTSSLSYKGFTLNLTVDYRGGYKIFNQISNTLDHAGNSITSTLTGRQRFVFPNSVYKNAQGNYVDNTNILTQDGNFNFFPTTYLGVDANYVTSAAAWKLREATLNYNFPKAWLREVKFVKNVNVAVSGRNLIMIRPKTNKYTDPEFNDDTSNAVGRTTLNQAPPTRIISGTLAVTF encoded by the coding sequence ATGAAAAAACTTCTACTAGCAAGTTTGTGCTTTCTGTTGTTATGCCTAACACAGGTGCACGCACAAAACCGTACAGTTACTGGTACGGTTACGGCCAAAGACGATGGCTTACCCATTCCGGGAGTATCAGTGAAAATCAAGGGGACTTCAAGCGGTACGCAAACCAACGCTGCCGGTAAATTCTCTCTCAGCGTATCTCCGGGAGCGGTACTTTCTTTCTCTTTTATCGGTTATAACAGCCAGGATGTGGCCGTTGGTACAAAAAGTACAATTGAAGTTGTGCTTTTGAGCGCCAACAGCCAGTTGAACGAGGTTGTAGTAACAGCGTTGGGTATCCAAAGGCAGGCTATTTCGGTAGGTTACTCTACTGCAAAAGTATCTGGCAAAGAAATTACCCAGGCAAAACCTATCAGCGTTGTAAACGGTTTAACCGGTAAAGTATCGGGATTGCAGGTTTCAACTGTTAACAACGGTTTGTTTGCCCCAACGCGTGTAACTTTACGTGGTAACAGGTCATTACTTGGTAATAACCAGCCGCTTTATGTTGTTGATGGAGCTATCTTCTATAGTGATATCAGCACACTTAATCCAGAGGACATTTTGGAAATTAACACGTTGAAAGGTTCAAGTGCCTCGGCTGTTTACGGTTCTGATGCATCAAACGGTGTTATCGTAATTACAACCAAACATGGTACAAAAGGTACCTCTAATTTAACGGTATCATCAACCTACCAGGTTGAAAAGGTTTCTTACATTCCTGAATATCAATCTCGTTTTGGCGCTAACGGCGGTGAAGGCGAGGTTTTTGACTTTACCAAGTTTGGCGATGGTAATGGTAACTATTATTATTTCCCTTACGAAAACCAAAGTTACGGGCCTGAATTTAATGGCAAATTGGTGCCTATCGGTCGTCCATTGGCTGACGGTAGCTCTGAACTAGTACCTTACGCGGCAGTTAAAAATCAGAAAAAAGACTTTTTTGATACAGGTATAACTACCCAGCATAACTTTAACTTCAACTCTGGTGATGAGACAGGTAGTTTCTTCATGTCGGGCCAGGATTTGCACAGTAAATCAATTATGCCTAAAGATGAAGGCCGCAGGGACGTGTTCCGTATAGGTGGCGACAAAAAGTATGGAGCTTTTTCAACTTCATATTCTATGGCCTATACTTATTTAACAACCAATAAAACAGCTACAGGCACGGTTTATAATGACTTGATCGAATCGCCTGTTAATATCCCTGTTGTTGATTTGAAAGATCCTAACAGCAAATATGGCGGTGTTGATCAGTATTACAATGACTACTACATTAGCCCTGGTCAAATTATAAATGAAGTGAGGTTACTGAATGTTGAAAACCACATACAGGCCAACTTGCAGGCAAATTTAAAAGTAGCCAAGTTTTTAACCTTATCATACCGCACTGCCCTTGACAATACCTGGGCAAGGTACGAGAATAAAGATGCAGGCAGAACTTATAGTGCTTTTACCAAGAGTGCCAACACGATGGTTTATCCTGATACTAATGGTGATGGAAAACTTGACGTTGTAACAGATGATGGCGCCGGTACTAAATATGCTGCCAATGATGTGTTGCCATCATATGGTACAGGTAACTCAACTAACATTTTATTTAGTTCTGATTTCCTGGCCAACTATAACTTCAAACTGCCATCTGACTTTAAAATTGATGGTACATTAGGTGTTGCTTATTTAGATAATAAAATTACTTATACCAACATTGGTCAAACTTCGCTAAACTTTACCCCATACAATACCTCTAACTTTACCGGCGCACCAGGTTTAGGTCAAGCTCAATTCCAGGCCCGTAAATTAGGTTATTTTGGTACTGCAACTTTAGGGTACAAAACTTACGCGTTTTTACACGGTTCATACCGTACTGACTTAGATTCAAGACTTTCTGAAAAAAACAAATATATTCCTTATTATGATATCGATGGTTCGGTAGTAATAAGCGAAATATTTAAAGGCATAGCCGAAAGTGATTACCTTAACTTTGTAAAAGTACGTTACGCGCATTCCTTAACAGGTAACGCCTCAGCCTTATCTGGCGGTTCTCAGTACATTGCTTATGGAGCTTATCAAACTATCCCAACTGTAACTGCTGCGCCAAACTTCCCTTACAGCGCATCGGGTTTGTCGGGTTACGTTTTAAACGGTACTATTGCTAACCCGAACATTAAACCTGAAAAGGTTACTGAAGATGAGGTTGGATTAGATTTAGGCTTCTTTAAAGACAGGTTAACCTTAACCGCATCAGCATACAAAGCTGTTACTAAAGATGGTATCGTAACTGCGCAGGTTTCACGTGCATCCGGTTTTACATCGGCTGTATTGAACGCTGCGAATACACAAAATAAAGGTTTGGAGTTGGATTTACATGGTACTATCATCAAAACACAAGCTGTTACCTGGAATATGGGCGTTAACTATACCAAACAAAGCAGCCGGGTTAACAGTATTGCTTCAAGCTTAAGCGAGTTAAACGTAGGCGGTAACACTTATGCTATTTTGCACATGCCATATGCCCAGATTAAAGGGTATGACTGGACAAGAGACCCCGCTACTGGTAAAGTAATTGTTGATGCCAATACCGGTTTGCCAACAAGAGCATCGGCAACATCAGCGTTAGGAAATGTTAACCCAACCGATTTGTTAGGTTTTACATCATCATTAAGCTACAAAGGTTTTACTTTAAATTTAACAGTTGATTACAGAGGTGGTTACAAAATATTTAACCAGATTTCAAATACACTTGACCACGCTGGTAACAGTATCACTTCTACACTTACAGGCCGTCAGCGTTTTGTATTCCCGAACTCGGTTTATAAAAATGCTCAGGGGAATTATGTTGATAATACCAACATTCTTACTCAGGATGGTAACTTTAACTTTTTCCCAACCACTTACTTAGGTGTTGATGCCAATTATGTAACCAGTGCCGCCGCCTGGAAATTAAGAGAGGCTACTTTGAACTATAACTTCCCTAAAGCATGGTTACGCGAAGTGAAATTTGTAAAAAATGTTAACGTAGCAGTTTCTGGTCGTAACCTGATCATGATACGTCCGAAAACTAACAAGTACACAGATCCTGAGTTTAACGATGATACCAGCAACGCCGTTGGTAGAACTACATTGAACCAGGCTCCGCCAACAAGAATAATCAGCGGTACATTAGCTGTAACTTTTTAA
- a CDS encoding PadR family transcriptional regulator, translated as MIVENTQTQMRKGILEYCILSIIAKGETYASDIIAELKKAQLLVVEGTLYPLLTRLKNNGLLTYNWVESISGPPRKYYVLSDEGRNVLEQLDKTWQELVYAVQTAIGDRK; from the coding sequence ATGATCGTCGAAAACACACAAACCCAAATGAGGAAGGGCATACTGGAGTACTGCATCCTATCCATCATAGCCAAGGGCGAAACATATGCTTCAGACATAATTGCTGAGCTAAAGAAAGCCCAACTGCTTGTAGTTGAGGGTACTCTGTACCCGCTATTAACCCGTTTAAAGAACAATGGACTGCTCACTTACAACTGGGTCGAGTCGATTTCAGGACCGCCCCGAAAGTATTATGTACTGTCAGACGAGGGCCGGAATGTGCTGGAACAGCTGGATAAAACCTGGCAGGAATTGGTTTATGCTGTGCAAACGGCCATTGGAGACAGAAAATAA